A portion of the Planctomicrobium piriforme genome contains these proteins:
- a CDS encoding CDGSH iron-sulfur domain-containing protein translates to MSAAKCADAVQVQLLSGVKYAFCTCGGSAKYPCCDGTHRGTEFRPVKFVAEQDEQAWLCVCKKSKSPPRCDGTGCPS, encoded by the coding sequence ATGTCTGCCGCGAAGTGTGCCGACGCCGTGCAGGTGCAACTCTTATCAGGCGTGAAGTACGCCTTCTGCACCTGTGGCGGCTCGGCGAAGTACCCTTGTTGCGACGGGACTCATCGCGGAACGGAGTTCCGCCCGGTCAAGTTCGTGGCGGAACAGGACGAGCAGGCGTGGTTGTGCGTCTGCAAGAAATCGAAGTCGCCGCCGAGATGCGATGGGACGGGCTGTCCATCCTAG
- a CDS encoding cytochrome c, producing the protein MRCNDDLASGGSDCRLKTTGRTRLTLCLIGLATGSFAVPAFAQSPVPIESIASIEELTLEVNEQVARLEKGLAMEANYADQKSKGIAQSFGLLACVGQGLAEHANSKDSKINGPALRDAALKFTAKTSTYADAQAALEGVKQVVAGNVTGEHAQLHPWNKLIRMHPMMEEFNGRSSEILKVLKKPRGKPEEISPAVAWGLLSIAMKVDTHEVKNPEDLPKWNAWSDEFRDSTIKLAEAIRAKDKDAGRAAFDKASETCDACHEVFHKE; encoded by the coding sequence ATGCGCTGCAATGACGATCTCGCTTCTGGTGGCTCGGACTGTCGTTTGAAAACAACAGGTCGCACGCGGCTGACGCTCTGCCTGATCGGGCTGGCGACGGGCAGCTTCGCGGTTCCCGCCTTCGCACAGAGCCCGGTACCGATTGAATCGATCGCCAGCATTGAAGAACTGACGCTGGAAGTGAACGAGCAGGTCGCCCGTCTCGAAAAGGGCCTGGCGATGGAAGCGAATTACGCCGACCAGAAGAGTAAGGGGATCGCACAGTCGTTCGGCCTGCTCGCCTGCGTCGGACAAGGGCTGGCGGAACATGCGAATTCCAAAGACTCGAAAATCAACGGCCCGGCTCTCCGCGATGCAGCCCTGAAGTTCACCGCCAAGACCTCCACCTACGCCGACGCTCAGGCAGCGCTGGAAGGGGTGAAGCAGGTCGTTGCCGGAAACGTGACCGGCGAACATGCCCAGTTGCACCCGTGGAACAAACTGATCCGCATGCACCCGATGATGGAAGAATTCAATGGCCGCAGCAGCGAGATCCTGAAGGTGCTGAAGAAGCCACGCGGCAAGCCGGAAGAGATCTCACCGGCGGTTGCCTGGGGTCTGCTGTCGATCGCCATGAAGGTCGACACCCACGAAGTCAAAAATCCGGAAGACCTTCCCAAATGGAATGCCTGGTCAGACGAGTTCCGCGATTCGACGATCAAGCTGGCGGAAGCAATTCGCGCCAAAGATAAAGACGCCGGCCGAGCGGCCTTCGACAAGGCGAGCGAAACCTGCGATGCCTGCCACGAAGTGTTTCACAAGGAATGA
- a CDS encoding STAS domain-containing protein: MSAGQRRLDIEQIGDVTVAKFVDKKILDENNIQVIGNQLFGLVEEDGRKKIILDFSNVEYLSSAALGKLITMDKKVKSAGGKLRLCTIRPDIYEVFAITRLNKLFDIRDDQQAALAGF; the protein is encoded by the coding sequence ATGTCCGCAGGTCAACGCCGTCTCGACATTGAACAGATCGGTGACGTGACGGTCGCCAAATTCGTTGACAAGAAGATCCTGGACGAAAACAACATTCAGGTGATCGGAAACCAGCTCTTCGGGCTGGTGGAAGAAGACGGGCGCAAGAAAATCATTCTCGACTTTTCGAATGTCGAGTACTTGTCCAGCGCTGCCCTTGGCAAGCTGATCACCATGGACAAGAAGGTGAAGTCGGCCGGCGGGAAACTGCGTCTGTGCACGATCCGACCGGACATTTATGAAGTCTTCGCGATTACGCGGCTCAACAAGCTGTTCGATATTCGCGACGACCAACAGGCAGCCCTCGCCGGATTTTAA
- a CDS encoding ATP-binding protein: MRQAFARVPNTAIPQMADRSEFEIAIPSDTSRGYEVQERILGMLETQGYSDRDVFGVKLSLEEALVNAIKHGNGMDPEKSVRVYCEVSSQQVLIVIEDEGEGFKPEDVPDPTDDDNLEKPSGRGLMLMRAFMTKVEYNDRGNRVELLKHRSAEE; the protein is encoded by the coding sequence ATGCGTCAGGCCTTCGCCCGAGTCCCCAACACAGCCATCCCGCAAATGGCCGACCGGTCCGAGTTCGAAATCGCGATCCCCAGCGACACCTCGCGCGGATATGAGGTGCAGGAACGCATATTGGGGATGCTCGAAACCCAGGGTTACTCCGACCGCGACGTGTTTGGCGTCAAACTCTCTCTCGAAGAAGCCCTCGTCAACGCCATCAAGCATGGCAACGGCATGGACCCCGAGAAATCGGTGCGCGTCTACTGCGAAGTCAGCTCCCAACAGGTGCTGATCGTCATCGAAGACGAAGGGGAAGGCTTCAAGCCTGAAGACGTTCCCGACCCCACCGATGACGACAATCTCGAAAAGCCCAGCGGCCGAGGCCTGATGCTCATGCGGGCGTTCATGACCAAGGTCGAATACAACGATCGCGGCAACCGCGTCGAACTCCTCAAGCACCGCTCCGCCGAAGAATGA